In Wenyingzhuangia fucanilytica, the following are encoded in one genomic region:
- a CDS encoding lipid A deacylase LpxR family protein → MNFNKILFLLFISFYLCGTKLHAQVYHEIGLITDNDLYVSIYLDEYYTNGLELFYKKVSNTNYQFFDKKIRQFSIGQNIYNPQESDITIVYLQERPYAGYLYFNYSEQLINPKHILKLGASTGVTNTKSGAEAAQNFIHTFYNIEPSEGWETQVKEKYAIGLFANYTRNLFYKEDFPFAVSWTNKATLNSIFTNISSGLTLRYNFLKTILAPISNSSFFGTALQTNQESWIKESFFGIKSFATYQIQDYTITGDLDKNLSQKEFHLEPWTWQNDFGFYWNLKHINFSYHIIFKTRTAKEMKTKITRYGSIQFSYKF, encoded by the coding sequence ATGAATTTTAATAAAATACTCTTTTTGCTATTTATTAGTTTCTATCTGTGTGGGACAAAGCTCCACGCACAAGTCTATCACGAAATAGGACTTATTACCGATAATGACCTTTACGTTTCTATATATTTAGATGAATATTACACCAATGGTTTAGAGCTTTTTTATAAAAAAGTATCCAATACAAATTATCAATTTTTTGATAAAAAAATCAGACAATTTTCCATAGGCCAAAATATTTACAACCCACAAGAAAGTGATATTACAATAGTCTATTTACAAGAAAGACCTTATGCGGGATATTTGTACTTTAATTATTCCGAACAACTCATCAACCCAAAACATATTTTAAAATTAGGAGCCAGTACAGGAGTAACCAATACAAAATCTGGTGCTGAGGCAGCTCAGAACTTTATCCATACCTTTTACAATATAGAACCTTCTGAAGGTTGGGAAACACAAGTAAAAGAAAAATATGCCATTGGATTATTTGCCAACTACACTCGTAACCTTTTTTATAAAGAAGATTTTCCTTTCGCCGTCTCTTGGACAAACAAAGCTACTTTAAACTCTATTTTTACAAATATTTCTAGCGGATTAACTCTTAGATATAATTTTTTAAAAACAATCTTAGCTCCTATTTCTAACAGCTCCTTTTTTGGTACTGCTTTACAAACTAATCAAGAATCGTGGATAAAAGAAAGTTTTTTTGGTATCAAATCCTTTGCAACTTATCAAATTCAAGATTATACCATTACAGGAGACTTAGATAAAAATTTATCGCAAAAAGAATTCCATTTAGAACCTTGGACTTGGCAAAATGATTTTGGGTTTTATTGGAATTTAAAGCACATTAATTTTAGTTATCACATTATTTTTAAAACAAGAACAGCAAAAGAAATGAAAACTAAAATTACCCGATACGGAAGTATTCAATTTAGTTATAAATTTTAA
- the ppk2 gene encoding polyphosphate kinase 2: MLTAEDLASVKTKSELVRKLDEKGTDVSDILNKIKYEEELKSLQIELVKFQQWVKKNNKRVAIIFEGRDAAGKGGSIRRFMEHLNPRSSRLVALNKPTDIEKGQWYFMRYIKELPNPGEIVFFDRSWYNRAVVEPVMGFCTDEQYNTFMAQVPEFEHMLYEDGLIIIKFWLSISKNEQLARFNSRQENPLKRWKFSPVDKKGQELWGRYTTYKEHMFSKTHTTYSPWVIVRTNDKQEARLESIRYVLSKFDYEGKDEAVANLFPDPNVVMHYFRSSYQID, from the coding sequence ATGCTAACTGCTGAAGATTTGGCTTCGGTAAAGACCAAGTCGGAATTGGTGCGCAAATTAGATGAGAAAGGGACAGATGTTTCTGATATTTTAAACAAGATAAAATACGAAGAAGAACTTAAATCATTACAAATAGAACTAGTAAAATTTCAGCAGTGGGTTAAGAAAAATAACAAACGTGTTGCGATTATTTTTGAAGGAAGAGATGCTGCCGGAAAAGGAGGGTCTATTCGTAGATTTATGGAGCATTTAAACCCTAGATCTTCTCGTTTGGTCGCTTTAAACAAACCTACTGATATAGAAAAAGGACAATGGTATTTTATGAGATACATCAAGGAACTACCCAATCCTGGAGAAATTGTTTTTTTTGATCGTAGTTGGTATAACAGAGCCGTTGTAGAACCTGTTATGGGCTTTTGCACAGATGAGCAATACAATACTTTTATGGCTCAAGTTCCAGAATTTGAGCATATGTTATATGAAGACGGTTTGATTATTATTAAATTTTGGTTGTCCATTTCTAAAAATGAACAATTAGCTCGTTTTAATTCTAGACAAGAAAACCCATTAAAAAGATGGAAGTTTAGTCCGGTAGATAAAAAAGGACAAGAGTTGTGGGGAAGATACACAACTTATAAAGAGCATATGTTTAGTAAAACACATACAACTTATAGCCCTTGGGTAATTGTTAGGACCAACGATAAACAAGAAGCAAGATTAGAAAGTATTAGATATGTTTTATCTAAGTTTGATTATGAAGGGAAAGATGAAGCAGTTGCAAATTTATTTCCAGACCCTAACGTGGTGATGCATTATTTTAGATCATCCTACCAAATAGACTAA
- the ppk2 gene encoding polyphosphate kinase 2, with product MEQITPRDIKNLNTKKGLQALLSDKEVNVQKAVRSINYIKSLKRLQKELIKMHEEVIEKNQRVIVVFEGRDAAGKGGAIRRMTERINPRHFRIVALPKPTDEERSQWYFQRYISKFPKAGEIVFFDRSWYNRAVVEPVNGFCTQEEYVRFMNNVNDFERMITSSGIKLVKIYMSITKDEQAKRFEEIKNNPLKQWKITPVDEKAQELWDEYTKYKNVMFTNTNTDYAPWKIIKANRKTFARVNAIKYLLSKIPYDKNREV from the coding sequence ATGGAGCAGATTACACCTAGAGATATAAAAAACTTAAACACCAAAAAAGGACTTCAAGCTTTGTTATCAGACAAAGAAGTAAATGTTCAAAAAGCGGTAAGAAGTATTAATTATATAAAATCGTTAAAAAGACTTCAAAAAGAATTGATTAAAATGCACGAAGAGGTAATAGAAAAAAACCAACGTGTAATTGTTGTTTTTGAAGGAAGAGATGCTGCCGGAAAAGGGGGAGCTATTCGTAGAATGACAGAGCGTATCAATCCTCGTCATTTTAGAATTGTAGCCTTGCCTAAACCTACTGATGAAGAACGCTCTCAATGGTATTTTCAAAGATATATTAGCAAGTTTCCAAAAGCTGGAGAGATTGTTTTTTTTGACCGTAGTTGGTACAACAGAGCAGTTGTAGAACCTGTAAATGGTTTTTGTACACAAGAGGAGTACGTTCGTTTTATGAACAATGTAAACGATTTTGAACGTATGATAACTTCTTCGGGTATTAAACTGGTAAAAATATACATGTCCATTACTAAAGATGAACAAGCCAAACGTTTTGAAGAGATCAAAAACAATCCTTTAAAACAATGGAAAATTACTCCTGTAGATGAAAAAGCTCAGGAACTTTGGGATGAGTACACCAAGTATAAAAATGTAATGTTTACCAATACCAATACAGATTATGCTCCTTGGAAAATTATTAAAGCCAACAGAAAAACTTTTGCAAGGGTAAATGCTATTAAGTATTTGCTATCAAAAATACCTTACGATAAGAACAGAGAAGTATAA
- a CDS encoding RsmB/NOP family class I SAM-dependent RNA methyltransferase: MRLHRNLVFTVIDSLQEIFNEKEYADKVVQKALKKDLRWGARDRKFVAETIYEIVRWKRLYNEIAGTKDHYSRENLWKVFAVWAVLRGIDLPDWKYFEETPVRRIKGKFDELQNNRAISQSIPDWMDELCLKELGEKKWTAELKAQNIPASAILRVNTLRATKKQLHDLLSKDDIITKPIKGYPSALELDERKNVFVTQAFKSGMFEMQDASSQLVAEFLDVQPGMRVVDTCAGAGGKTLHIAALMENKGSIIATDIYGGKLVELKKRAKRAGAFNITTKKIESTKTIKKLYNTADRVLIDAPCSGLGVLKRNPDSKWKLQPEFIDNIKAIQSDILERYAKIAKVGGKVVYATCSILPSENQEQVAKFLEKNDNFKLIKDKKILASVSGYDGFYMALLERIS, translated from the coding sequence ATGAGACTTCATAGAAATTTAGTATTTACGGTTATAGACTCACTTCAAGAGATTTTTAACGAAAAAGAATACGCTGATAAAGTAGTACAAAAAGCCCTAAAAAAAGACCTTCGTTGGGGAGCCAGAGATAGAAAATTTGTTGCCGAAACCATTTATGAAATTGTAAGATGGAAACGTTTATACAACGAAATTGCTGGAACCAAAGACCACTACTCTAGAGAAAATTTATGGAAAGTTTTTGCAGTGTGGGCGGTACTACGTGGTATTGATTTACCTGATTGGAAATACTTTGAAGAAACTCCTGTAAGAAGAATTAAAGGAAAGTTTGATGAATTGCAAAACAACAGAGCCATTTCTCAATCTATTCCAGATTGGATGGATGAATTGTGTTTAAAAGAATTAGGAGAAAAGAAATGGACTGCTGAGTTAAAAGCTCAAAACATTCCAGCTTCTGCTATTTTAAGAGTAAATACCTTAAGAGCGACTAAAAAACAATTGCACGATTTATTATCTAAAGATGATATTATTACCAAACCTATAAAAGGATATCCTTCTGCATTAGAATTAGACGAGCGTAAAAATGTATTTGTAACCCAAGCTTTTAAAAGTGGAATGTTCGAAATGCAAGATGCTTCGTCTCAATTGGTGGCTGAATTTTTAGATGTTCAACCAGGAATGCGAGTAGTAGATACTTGTGCAGGAGCTGGAGGAAAAACCTTACATATTGCGGCTTTAATGGAAAACAAAGGTTCTATTATTGCAACAGATATTTATGGAGGTAAATTGGTTGAGTTAAAAAAACGTGCAAAACGTGCCGGAGCATTTAACATTACTACCAAGAAAATTGAATCGACAAAAACCATTAAAAAACTATACAATACAGCAGATAGAGTTTTAATTGATGCTCCTTGTTCTGGACTAGGAGTTTTAAAACGTAACCCTGATAGTAAGTGGAAATTACAACCTGAATTTATTGATAATATCAAAGCAATTCAGTCTGATATTTTAGAGCGTTATGCCAAAATTGCAAAAGTAGGTGGTAAAGTAGTTTATGCTACCTGTTCTATCTTACCTTCTGAAAACCAAGAGCAAGTAGCTAAGTTTTTAGAAAAAAACGACAATTTTAAATTGATAAAAGATAAAAAAATATTGGCTTCTGTTTCTGGTTACGATGGTTTCTACATGGCCTTGTTAGAGAGAATTAGTTAA
- the recG gene encoding ATP-dependent DNA helicase RecG gives MFDFDTNITYLTGIGPAKALILQKEMGVFNANQLLNLFPNRYVDKSKMFTIRELQAGNTEVQIKGVVTELKEVKQKRGSRLVATFKDETGRMELVWFRSNRWLKSGIKINEPYVIFGKLNFFNGSFSMPHPDMELEVNYKKSIAAGLQAVYPSTEKMSAKGFNNKVMSKAIQHLIKEAYPFIQETLSDEILEEYNLLSKKEALLHIHFPKNQEYLARAQKRLKFEEFFFIQTQLIRNKLVRQDKIKGFVFEQVGAYFNDFYQSGLKFDLTGAQKRVLKEIRADLASGAHMNRLLQGDVGAGKTIVALLTMLLALDNHFQAAILAPTAILATQHYQAISELVAPFNISVKLLTGATKTKERRVIHESLEDGSLQILIGTHAVLEDKVVFKNLGLAVIDEQHRFGVAQRSKMWMKNKLPPHILIMTATPIPRTLAMSAYGDLDVSVIDELPPGRKPVQTVHRFDSARLRVFKFMRDEIAKGRQVYVVYPLIEESEAMDYKDLQDGYESIQREFPLPDYRISIVHGKMKPEDKEYEMQRFVKGETQIMVATTVIEVGVNVPNASVMIIESAERFGLSQLHQLRGRVGRGADQSYCILMSGVKLSNDSKTRLETMVRTSDGFEIAEVDLKLRGPGNLMGTQQSGVLNLKIADLVRDSKELHMARNTALELLREDPNLEMAKNLPIKNAYQQIHKRTSIWANIS, from the coding sequence ATGTTTGATTTTGATACAAATATTACTTACTTAACAGGTATTGGACCTGCCAAGGCATTAATACTCCAAAAAGAAATGGGCGTATTTAATGCCAATCAATTATTAAACTTATTTCCCAATAGATATGTAGATAAATCTAAAATGTTTACTATTCGAGAGTTACAAGCAGGGAATACAGAAGTACAAATCAAGGGTGTTGTTACAGAGTTAAAAGAAGTTAAGCAAAAAAGAGGTTCTCGTTTGGTTGCTACTTTTAAAGACGAAACCGGAAGAATGGAGTTGGTTTGGTTTAGGTCAAACCGATGGTTAAAATCAGGAATTAAAATTAATGAACCCTATGTGATTTTTGGGAAACTTAATTTTTTTAATGGAAGTTTTAGCATGCCTCATCCAGACATGGAATTAGAGGTTAATTATAAAAAAAGTATTGCAGCAGGTTTACAAGCGGTGTATCCTTCAACAGAAAAAATGAGTGCAAAAGGCTTTAACAATAAGGTAATGTCTAAAGCTATTCAACATTTAATCAAAGAAGCTTATCCATTTATCCAAGAAACGCTATCAGATGAAATTTTAGAAGAATATAATTTGTTGAGTAAAAAAGAAGCCTTGTTACATATTCATTTCCCTAAAAACCAAGAATATTTGGCTAGGGCACAAAAAAGGCTAAAGTTTGAAGAGTTCTTTTTTATTCAAACGCAATTGATTAGAAATAAGCTAGTAAGACAAGACAAAATTAAAGGTTTTGTATTTGAGCAAGTAGGAGCTTATTTTAATGATTTTTATCAATCGGGTTTAAAGTTTGATTTGACTGGAGCTCAAAAAAGAGTTTTGAAAGAAATTAGGGCAGATTTGGCTAGTGGGGCTCATATGAATAGATTGTTGCAAGGAGATGTTGGAGCAGGAAAAACAATTGTGGCTTTATTAACAATGCTTTTGGCGTTAGACAATCATTTTCAAGCAGCTATTTTAGCACCTACCGCTATTTTGGCAACTCAACACTATCAAGCAATTTCTGAACTAGTAGCCCCTTTTAATATTTCGGTAAAATTGTTAACAGGTGCTACTAAAACAAAAGAAAGACGTGTTATTCATGAAAGTTTAGAAGATGGTAGTTTACAAATCCTTATAGGAACACATGCTGTTTTAGAAGATAAAGTGGTGTTTAAAAATTTAGGTTTGGCTGTGATTGATGAGCAACATAGATTTGGTGTAGCTCAACGATCTAAAATGTGGATGAAAAACAAATTACCTCCACATATTTTAATTATGACAGCAACTCCTATTCCGAGAACTTTGGCCATGAGTGCTTATGGAGACTTAGATGTTTCTGTAATAGATGAATTACCTCCCGGTAGAAAACCAGTGCAAACAGTTCATCGTTTTGACAGTGCTCGTTTAAGAGTATTTAAATTCATGCGAGATGAAATAGCTAAAGGAAGACAAGTTTATGTAGTGTATCCATTAATTGAAGAATCCGAAGCGATGGATTATAAAGATTTACAAGATGGTTATGAAAGTATTCAAAGAGAATTTCCATTACCAGATTATAGAATCAGTATAGTGCATGGAAAAATGAAACCAGAGGATAAGGAATATGAAATGCAACGTTTTGTAAAAGGCGAAACACAAATTATGGTTGCTACCACTGTGATAGAAGTTGGAGTAAATGTGCCCAATGCTTCGGTAATGATTATCGAAAGTGCGGAGCGTTTTGGTTTGTCTCAACTACATCAGCTTAGAGGGAGAGTTGGGCGTGGAGCAGATCAGAGTTATTGTATTTTAATGTCAGGAGTAAAACTTTCTAACGATTCTAAAACACGTTTAGAAACCATGGTGAGAACTAGTGATGGTTTTGAAATAGCGGAGGTCGATTTAAAATTGCGTGGTCCAGGAAATTTAATGGGAACACAACAAAGTGGGGTGTTGAATTTGAAAATTGCAGACTTGGTAAGAGACTCTAAGGAGTTACATATGGCAAGAAATACCGCTTTAGAGCTGTTAAGAGAAGACCCTAACTTAGAAATGGCGAAAAATTTACCTATAAAAAATGCCTATCAACAAATACATAAAAGAACTAGTATTTGGGCGAATATATCATAA
- the pheT gene encoding phenylalanine--tRNA ligase subunit beta, whose protein sequence is MKISYNWLKQFIKIDWEAEKAGELLTDLGLEVEGIEKVESIKGSLAGVVVGEVLTCEKHPNADKLSVTTVDVGADAPIQVVCGAPNVAAGQKVPVATVGTVLYDEKGEGFKIKKGKIRGEESHGMICAEDELGLGKGHDGIMVLDAELVPGTPVAEVFNIEVDEVFEIGLTPNRADAMSHLGVARDLRAGLMQQGIQKELVTPSVSDFHVYERALKFDIHVKDFELAPKYAGVAIRDVKVADSPEWLQNKLKAIGVKPINNIVDITNYVLHELGQPLHAFDANKISGNKVIVTTLEEGTKFTTLDGVERELSAEDLMICDADETPLCIAGVLGGLDSGVTQNTTSIFLEAAYFNPVAVRKTAKRHGLNTDASFRFERGIDPNSTKYALIRAALLIEEIAGGQTVSDVDVVYPNKIEDFEVFMSYENVARIIGQKLPNDTIKNILASLEIKINSETEGGLGLVVPAYRVDVQREADIVEEILRVYGYNNIEFSHKLNTSIEPSKFDGVKTENTIAEQLRVQGFNETMANSLTKPSYVALSENLNAEHNVEMLNPLSGDLAVMRQSLLFSGLESVSYNINRKNNDIKFYEFGKTYHKYNDQYDEKKHLTLFVSGNRDKESWNAPKQTTDFYYIKAVVNGVLERLGHKNVKVTPTKNDVFSEGITFALGKMKLVDVGMVSPKILKEFGIKQEVFYADFDWDTILKISQNNKLKVTALPKYPLVKRDLALLLNKEIAFKDLYNAAFQSEKQLLKEVDLFDVYEGDKLPEGKKSYALSFVLQDQNKTLEDKQIEKIMSKLQKSFEKQFDASLR, encoded by the coding sequence ATGAAAATATCATACAATTGGTTAAAACAATTTATTAAGATTGATTGGGAAGCTGAAAAGGCTGGTGAATTGTTAACTGATCTAGGTTTAGAAGTAGAAGGAATAGAAAAGGTAGAGTCTATTAAAGGAAGCTTAGCGGGAGTTGTTGTTGGTGAAGTTTTGACTTGTGAAAAACATCCTAATGCAGACAAACTTAGCGTTACTACGGTAGATGTTGGTGCCGATGCTCCTATCCAAGTTGTATGTGGTGCTCCAAACGTGGCTGCTGGACAAAAAGTTCCTGTGGCAACTGTAGGAACTGTTTTGTATGATGAAAAAGGAGAAGGGTTTAAAATTAAAAAAGGAAAAATTAGAGGAGAAGAAAGTCATGGAATGATTTGTGCCGAAGACGAGTTAGGTTTAGGTAAAGGTCATGATGGAATTATGGTTTTAGATGCCGAATTGGTTCCTGGTACTCCTGTTGCTGAAGTATTTAATATTGAAGTTGATGAGGTTTTTGAAATAGGATTGACTCCTAACAGAGCTGATGCAATGAGTCATTTAGGTGTGGCTAGAGATTTACGTGCTGGTTTAATGCAACAAGGAATTCAAAAAGAATTGGTTACTCCATCGGTTAGTGATTTCCATGTATACGAGAGAGCTTTAAAGTTTGATATTCACGTTAAGGATTTTGAATTAGCACCTAAGTACGCAGGGGTTGCTATTAGAGATGTAAAAGTTGCAGATTCTCCAGAATGGTTGCAAAATAAATTAAAAGCAATTGGGGTAAAACCTATTAATAATATTGTAGATATTACCAATTATGTGTTGCACGAATTAGGGCAGCCTTTACACGCTTTTGATGCAAATAAAATTTCTGGAAATAAAGTTATTGTAACCACTTTAGAAGAGGGAACAAAATTTACAACTTTAGACGGTGTAGAGCGTGAATTGAGTGCTGAAGATTTAATGATTTGTGATGCAGATGAAACACCATTGTGTATTGCAGGAGTTTTAGGAGGTTTAGATTCTGGGGTAACTCAAAATACAACTTCTATCTTTTTAGAAGCGGCTTATTTTAATCCAGTTGCTGTTCGTAAAACCGCAAAAAGACATGGTTTAAATACAGATGCTTCTTTCCGTTTCGAAAGAGGAATAGATCCTAATAGTACAAAATATGCTTTGATTAGAGCTGCTTTGTTGATTGAGGAAATTGCAGGTGGTCAAACCGTTTCTGATGTTGATGTGGTATATCCAAATAAGATAGAAGACTTTGAAGTTTTTATGTCTTATGAGAACGTAGCGAGAATTATTGGTCAGAAATTACCAAATGATACTATTAAAAATATTTTAGCTTCATTAGAAATTAAAATCAATAGTGAAACCGAAGGTGGTTTAGGGTTGGTGGTACCTGCTTATAGAGTAGATGTACAAAGAGAGGCAGATATTGTAGAGGAAATTTTAAGGGTTTATGGTTACAACAATATAGAGTTTTCACATAAATTAAACACTTCTATAGAGCCTTCTAAGTTTGATGGTGTTAAAACAGAAAATACAATTGCAGAACAATTAAGAGTACAAGGGTTTAATGAAACGATGGCAAATTCGTTAACTAAGCCTTCTTATGTAGCGTTGTCAGAGAATTTAAATGCAGAGCACAATGTAGAAATGTTAAATCCTTTAAGTGGTGATTTGGCAGTGATGAGACAATCTTTATTGTTTAGTGGTTTAGAATCTGTAAGTTATAATATCAACAGAAAGAATAACGATATTAAGTTTTATGAATTTGGTAAAACATATCATAAATACAACGATCAATACGACGAGAAAAAACATTTAACCTTATTTGTATCTGGAAACAGAGATAAAGAATCTTGGAATGCTCCAAAACAAACTACAGATTTTTATTATATCAAAGCTGTGGTAAATGGTGTGTTAGAAAGATTAGGACATAAAAATGTAAAAGTAACACCAACTAAAAACGATGTGTTTTCTGAAGGAATTACTTTTGCTTTAGGAAAAATGAAGTTGGTTGATGTTGGAATGGTGAGTCCTAAAATCTTAAAAGAATTTGGAATTAAACAAGAGGTTTTTTACGCAGATTTTGATTGGGATACGATTTTAAAAATATCACAAAACAACAAATTAAAAGTAACGGCATTACCAAAATATCCTTTGGTAAAAAGAGATTTGGCTTTGTTGTTAAATAAAGAAATTGCTTTTAAAGACTTATACAATGCTGCGTTCCAATCAGAAAAGCAATTGTTAAAAGAAGTTGATTTGTTTGATGTTTACGAAGGTGATAAGTTGCCAGAAGGAAAAAAATCATATGCTTTAAGTTTTGTATTACAAGATCAAAACAAAACTTTAGAAGACAAACAAATAGAAAAAATTATGAGTAAGCTTCAAAAATCGTTTGAAAAACAATTTGATGCTTCATTAAGATAG
- a CDS encoding quinone-dependent dihydroorotate dehydrogenase: MSLYKAIIRPIFFQFDPEKVHYFTFDMIKFMSKIPGVSSIVRSMFKVEDTKLERELFGITFPNPVGLAAGFDKNAVLFNELADYGFGFIEIGTVTPKAQAGNPKKRLFRLKDDHGIINRMGFNNNGIEAAIQNLKKNKGKVIVGGNIGKNTDIPTEQYTQDYCEVFEALHPHVDYFVLNVSCPNVSSHAKLGDKDYLLELIAAVQKINKTKKELRPILLKIAPDLNPNQLDEIIEIVAETKIDGVIASNTSVNREGLKATEERLQEIGNGGLSGKPIKDRSTATIKYLAETSNKAFPIIGVGGIHSAEDALEKIAAGADLVQVYTGFIYEGPSLVKKINKAILQSS, translated from the coding sequence ATGAGTCTATACAAGGCTATTATCCGTCCTATTTTCTTTCAATTCGATCCAGAAAAAGTTCATTATTTTACATTTGACATGATTAAATTCATGTCTAAAATCCCTGGGGTGTCTTCTATAGTTAGAAGTATGTTTAAAGTTGAAGACACAAAGTTAGAAAGAGAGTTATTTGGAATTACTTTTCCAAATCCAGTAGGATTGGCTGCAGGTTTTGACAAAAACGCGGTGCTGTTTAATGAGTTGGCTGATTACGGTTTTGGTTTTATAGAAATAGGGACTGTTACTCCAAAAGCACAAGCAGGAAATCCTAAAAAGCGATTGTTTCGTTTAAAAGATGATCATGGAATTATCAATAGAATGGGGTTTAATAATAATGGAATTGAGGCTGCTATTCAGAATTTAAAAAAGAACAAAGGAAAAGTTATTGTTGGAGGAAATATTGGAAAAAATACAGATATCCCTACCGAACAATACACTCAAGATTATTGTGAAGTTTTTGAAGCTTTACACCCTCATGTAGATTATTTTGTATTAAATGTTAGTTGTCCTAACGTAAGTAGTCATGCTAAATTAGGAGATAAAGATTATTTGTTAGAATTGATTGCTGCGGTGCAAAAAATCAATAAGACTAAAAAGGAGTTAAGACCTATTTTGTTAAAAATTGCGCCAGATTTAAATCCAAATCAACTTGATGAAATTATAGAGATAGTTGCAGAAACCAAGATTGATGGGGTTATTGCTTCTAATACATCAGTTAATAGAGAAGGATTAAAAGCAACTGAAGAAAGATTACAAGAAATTGGAAATGGAGGGTTGAGCGGAAAACCTATTAAGGATAGAAGTACAGCTACCATTAAATATTTGGCAGAAACATCAAACAAAGCATTCCCAATTATTGGAGTAGGAGGAATTCATTCTGCAGAAGATGCTTTAGAAAAAATAGCTGCAGGAGCCGATTTGGTTCAGGTTTATACTGGGTTTATTTATGAAGGGCCATCTTTGGTTAAAAAAATAAACAAAGCCATTTTACAATCTTCTTAA
- a CDS encoding glycosyltransferase has translation MFSFIIPLYNRPEEIDELLYSLTKQHYSKPFEIVIVEDGSDNNAKEIIESYRDRLNIQYFLTDNQGAGMARNYGMSHAKGDYFVVLDSDVLVPANYLKKVKKALQANYTDAFGGPDAAHPTFTSLQKAINFSMTSMMTTGGIRGKKKGVGKFQPRSFNFGISKKAFESTGGFSTMKIGEDIDLSFRLWEHGFETQLIEKAFVYHKRRTSLDAFYKQTFKFGSARPLLNKKFPGTAKLTYWFPSVFIVGFILSSILFMMGKWEFISLYYLYFMLLFMTSLVVNKNITVAFLSIITTLVQMAGYGLGFLKSMFFK, from the coding sequence ATGTTTTCTTTCATCATTCCTTTATACAATCGTCCAGAAGAGATAGATGAATTGTTGTATAGCTTAACCAAACAACATTATTCAAAACCTTTTGAAATTGTCATTGTAGAAGATGGGTCTGATAACAATGCTAAAGAGATTATAGAAAGTTACCGAGATCGTTTAAATATTCAGTATTTCCTAACAGATAATCAAGGAGCAGGAATGGCAAGAAACTATGGAATGTCTCACGCCAAAGGAGATTATTTTGTAGTGTTAGATTCTGATGTGTTGGTACCAGCAAATTATTTAAAAAAAGTTAAAAAAGCACTACAAGCTAATTACACTGACGCTTTTGGTGGACCTGATGCAGCACATCCTACATTTACTTCTCTACAAAAAGCCATTAATTTTTCTATGACTTCTATGATGACAACTGGGGGGATTAGAGGAAAGAAAAAAGGCGTAGGGAAATTTCAGCCACGCAGTTTTAACTTTGGAATATCAAAAAAAGCTTTTGAGAGTACAGGCGGTTTTTCTACCATGAAAATAGGAGAAGATATAGACTTATCTTTTAGGTTGTGGGAACACGGTTTTGAAACCCAGTTAATAGAAAAAGCTTTTGTGTATCATAAACGAAGAACTTCGTTAGATGCTTTTTACAAACAAACTTTTAAGTTTGGAAGCGCTAGGCCTTTGTTAAATAAAAAGTTTCCAGGAACGGCTAAACTTACTTATTGGTTTCCTAGTGTTTTTATTGTTGGATTCATATTGTCATCCATCCTTTTTATGATGGGGAAATGGGAATTCATCAGTCTGTACTATTTGTATTTTATGTTGTTGTTTATGACTTCTTTGGTTGTGAATAAAAACATAACAGTAGCATTTTTATCTATCATTACTACTTTGGTTCAAATGGCCGGATATGGGTTAGGTTTTTTAAAATCGATGTTTTTTAAATAA